The Salvelinus namaycush isolate Seneca chromosome 13, SaNama_1.0, whole genome shotgun sequence genome includes a region encoding these proteins:
- the LOC120057839 gene encoding uncharacterized protein LOC120057839 yields the protein MLYIRFVCSWELFENVVCYRNIKQALGPGFLTYKMSILAKMIRALILSNVFLDSQTFTQILRDITELEPAVGSPEQIVYIPTPTLNCTEIHPRTGAIGSLHGFCEGYAYETIVPYSQDVFTHKPQTETLNGLSTPLTQDRWTPPIKHQRTIRAQIHRSASPEQYYWEGIHETALQGQGSQATDQADAIIRVAQRHVPEFSELLQNSPLQKSRDSSPAYKDIQEATHLDPEEAPKTPVTRTAKPDDFKVLNDISEVDDLMFCEVANLIEAANSGGATASCEIDQAVLFKAFTQGLKSRKALLQRRMGILFEHQYNQDVSFWRRELPRMLNNSRVKTSKYLR from the exons atgctatatattagatttgtttgttcttgggaattgtttgaaaacgttgtatgttatagaaatattaaacagGCCTTAGGGCCCGGATTCTTAACGTATAAAATGTCAATATTAGCTAAAATGATTAGAGCTTTAATATTATCTAATGTTTTTTTAGATTCTCAAACCTTCACTCAGATTCTCCGAGATATAACTGAACTCGAACCGGCCGTAGGGTCTCCGGAACAAATTGTTTACATCCCAACGCCGACCCTGAATTGTA ctGAAATACATCCTAGAACGGGTGCCATAGGGAGTCTACACGGTTTCTGTGAAGGATATGCCTACGAGACAATTgtgccctactcccaggatgtattTACACACAAGCCGCAAACAGAGACTTTAAACGGCCTGTCAACTCCCCTGACCCAGGACCGTTGGACGCCCCCTATtaaacaccaacggacaatcagGGCCCAGATCCACAGGTCCGCTTCACCCGAACAATACTACTGGGAGGGTATTCACGAGACAGCGTTAcaaggacaag gctcacaagctacagaccagGCAGATGCTATAATTAGGGTTGCCCAAAGACATGTTCCCGAGTTctcagagcttcttcagaacagccctcttcaaaaaagccgag ACTCCTCGCCGGCTTATAAAGACATCCAAGAAGCTACACATCTAGATCCCGAAGAGGcgccaaagaccccagtcaccagAACAGCGAAGCctgatgatttcaaagttttaaatgacatttctgaggtagacgatttgatgttctgtgaagTGGCCAACCTTATTGAAGCGGCCAATTCTGGTGGGGCAACAGCCTCTTGTGAAATAGACCAAGCCGTGCTTTTCAAGGCTTTTACACAGGGTTTAAAATCACGAAAGGCTTTACTTCAACGTCGTATGGGTATTCTATTCGAACATcaatacaatcaggatgtgtcattctggcgtagAGAGCTTCCCCGCATGTTAAACAACAgtagggttaaaacaagcaaatacctccgttaa